GCCGAGAGGCATGAGAGTTCAAATCTCTCCTTGGCTACTATTGCGATGCCCAGTTGATTCCTCGCTGCGGGTGGGCCAGCGTCCTGCGGAGCCTCATAAGCTTCGCCTGCCGGGTGCGACCCCCGGACCCGCTATTTGCATAGCTTGCCAATCAGCTCGATGGTGAAATGGAAATCATCCCTCGCTTCGAACGAGGGGTTCCGGGTTCGACTCCCGGTTGAGCTGCTTGTTGCTCGCGAGCCAACTGCTCGCCTATGGTGCCGGTAGTGTAGCGGACTCTGCACACCTGGCTGTGACCCAGGAAGTAAGGGTTCGACTCCCTTCCAGCACCCTTTCGATGAACTGAACCGATCGAGCAGAATTCTGGCGAGCCGTTTAAGCGCGACCTTGAATCCACGTAAACGTTCAACTTGCGGCATCTTAATTGGACACCAACTGCTCGGAATCTCGAGAGTTACTTGCATCGCTGTCCAACTATCGACCCCTTAATTGAACACCCCCCATTTGTGGAGCTCGCGTAAAGCTGGGGAACGTTAGGTGATCGCGAATAAATACACCACTCAACTGGCAGTTTGTCGCGTATTTTCGCGTTCCCACCAAAGTCAGAGTCGAGAAAAGCGTGGTATAGTAGCAAGTCGAACAGGACAAAGACTGAATTGGCCACACCGTCGCTCAAGTCGAACGTACGGCTGGTCGATGAGGAATTTTCATCGTTCGATCGTCCAGCGAGGTTGTCGCTGGCGCGAGTTTCTGGCCCGATTTTAGCCTGTTTGGTTTTTTCCAAGCTGGTTCCTGCCGGGGCTTTACAAAGCCGCGGCGATCTGCAAAATTATCGGGCTACTGACACGCGGGTGTAGCTCAGTTGGTAGAGCGCCACCTTGCCAAGGTGGCTGTCGTCGGTTCGAGTCCGATCACCCGCTCTTTTTGGCTGTGGCAAGTGCCTTGCCGGTGCCTGTTCATCGGTTAGTACCTTGCCGCATTAGCACTGCGAAGTTCTACTTACCCGAAGTGCCGCGACCTTTGCTGTACTTCGGGTTTGTCGTTGACGGGCGGGTTCGATTTTAACGATCGTTTCCTACTTGCCGATGGCTCGGGTTTTGCAGCAATCGGAACACGACAATTGTGAAACGGGCTGATGTTGGCTGGTGAGTCTTCGTCCGGTCCAGAACCGTACGAACTCCTACTGCTGACGACTTTTACCTCCTGTATCTGCGAGCTCGCTGCCAAACCGGCTGGGCCGCTGGGTGGAACCTACGATGAGCGCTCCCGAATTGGAAGAAGCAACAACTGCCGAAGCTGCCGCTGAAGAAGCGGTGAAGATGAACCTCGAGGTCAAGGTCGACAAGCCCAGCGCTTGCCAACGGCACGTGACCGTGGCGGTCTCGCGCGAGGACATCGAACGCTACTTCAAGCAAGCCTTCGACGAGCTAGTTCCCAAGGCAGAACTCCCCGGCTTCCGCGCTGGTCGCGCCCCCCGCAAGCTTGTCGAAAAAAGCTTTCGCGAGCAAGTCACCGACCAGGTGAAGGGCAAGTTGGTCATGGAAAGCATGACCCAGATCAGCGATGAACAGCAGTTCTCGGCGATCAGCGAACCCGACTTCGACTACAACAGCATCACGCTGCCAGACGAAGGCCCATTGCGATACGAATTCAAAATCGAAGTCCGCCCCGAGTTTGACCTCCCTGCCTGGCAGGGAATGAAGCTCGAACGGCCTGTGCACACGTACTCGGAAGAAGAAGTCGACGCCTACCTGAAGAAGCTGCTAGCCCGCTACAGCAAGGTGGTCGATAGCGATGAACCAGTCCAAGTTGGCGATCTGCTCAACGTCGACCTGACTTTCACCCACGAGGGAAAACAAGTCGCGCACAAGCACGAGCACGGCGTTGTTGTCACTCCGGTGCTGAACTTCAGCGATGCCAAGCTCGAAGGCTTTGACAAGCTGATGGAAGGCAAGAAGACTGGCGACACGGTCGAAACCAAGATCAAGATTTCGGCCGATGCCGATAGCGATGAACTGCGCGGTCAGGAAATCGATCTGTCGATCAAGATCGAAGCGGTTCAGAAGTACGAATATCCGGAACTGAACGAAGGGTTCCTCGACCGCATTGGTGGCTTTGCCGATGAGGCCGAACTTCGTACCGAAGTTCGCAAGCAGCTCGAAAAACAACTCGGCTATAACCAGCGTCAACGAGTTCGCCAGCAGATCACTTCGCTGTTGACTGTGGCTGCCAACTGGGATCTGCCGCCAGAACTGCTACGTCGCCAGGCACGCCGCGAGCTCGAACGAGCTGCCATGGAACTGCAATCGCACGGCTTCAGCCAAGAGCAGATTCGCAGCCATGCCAACGAATTGCAGCAGAACATCATGGCCTACACGGCACGTTCGCTGAAGGAACACTTCATCCTCGAGCGCATTGCCGAAGATCAAAAGATCGATGCGGAGCCAGACGATTTCAATAAGGAAATCGAACTGCTGGCCGAACAGAACGACGAGTCGCCTCGCCGCGTTCGCGCTCGCATCGAAAAGCAAGGTGCGATGGACACCCTGCGAAATCAGATCATCGAACGTAAGGTGATCGACCTCATCGAGTCGCAAGCCAAGTTCGAAGAAGTTCCGCACGTGCCAGCCAAGACCGATTCGACGGCTATCGATTTTGCCATCGCTGGCTCGCTCGATCGCATTGCCGAAGCGAAATACGGCAACGAAACGCCGACTCCTGGCATGCCGCAACTGAAGAAGGAAAACAAGGACTAAGTCCCTGTTTCCTAAGCCAGACTGAATCAGAGAAGCCCCGGTGAAATCACTGGGGCTTTTTTATTGCCCGGCATGTCAGATTCCCAAACGAGCACTCAATCGTCGTCGCCAACCGCATCGGGCCGGCTGTTGAGTCGCCAAAACTGATACAACAGCCCCAGAAGACCCAGCCCGGCGAGCGCGGTCTTCCCTTGATCCCAAAGCGTGTTGCCGCCGACTTGCTTCCAGGCCGCTGCGATCAGTTGATCGGCCGGTGCCGTTTCGAGCGGTGAAGAAACGGGAATGCGAGAAGGAAGCGGAGTGTGAATGACGTTCAGGGCTTCCGCGGCAATGGGTCCATTATGTCGCTCGGCAGCGGCGAGATCGCGGCCGTCCAGCAGCGGCACGTCGCGATTGGTCGGCGTGGGACGAAGTGCTGTCCGGTCTTCCAATGGCTCTTCGCCGTTCACAAGTGTCAACGGCTCCGCGCGGCGATCGGGGAGTGGCATCAACGGACGCGGTGGCGCGCCCGGCCGATCGACAATCGCCACTTCGGGGCGTGGAGGTGGCGGGGGGCCCGCTTGAACGGCTAAAGCGGGCGACGACGAATGCGATTCCGGGGCCTGTTGTCGGGGCTGCCACTGGCCGTCGTTGTCGGTATCGGTTTGAGTTGCCGCGGCGAACAAGTGGGCATCAGCTGCCGGCGGGTCATTCGTCTCGTTGGGTGCGTTGGGGGTGGGCACGATCGCTGATGGGGC
Above is a window of Anatilimnocola aggregata DNA encoding:
- the tig gene encoding trigger factor — protein: MSAPELEEATTAEAAAEEAVKMNLEVKVDKPSACQRHVTVAVSREDIERYFKQAFDELVPKAELPGFRAGRAPRKLVEKSFREQVTDQVKGKLVMESMTQISDEQQFSAISEPDFDYNSITLPDEGPLRYEFKIEVRPEFDLPAWQGMKLERPVHTYSEEEVDAYLKKLLARYSKVVDSDEPVQVGDLLNVDLTFTHEGKQVAHKHEHGVVVTPVLNFSDAKLEGFDKLMEGKKTGDTVETKIKISADADSDELRGQEIDLSIKIEAVQKYEYPELNEGFLDRIGGFADEAELRTEVRKQLEKQLGYNQRQRVRQQITSLLTVAANWDLPPELLRRQARRELERAAMELQSHGFSQEQIRSHANELQQNIMAYTARSLKEHFILERIAEDQKIDAEPDDFNKEIELLAEQNDESPRRVRARIEKQGAMDTLRNQIIERKVIDLIESQAKFEEVPHVPAKTDSTAIDFAIAGSLDRIAEAKYGNETPTPGMPQLKKENKD